The following nucleotide sequence is from Cicer arietinum cultivar CDC Frontier isolate Library 1 chromosome 2, Cicar.CDCFrontier_v2.0, whole genome shotgun sequence.
aatacctATAgaagtttaaataatttaatcatttggtcggtcaaaagaaaaacaaagattagttattttattggcaagaaaataaattacatatgttATCTTTCTTTATCGAGggaatgttattttatatttcttttgacGACTattataaaaagagaaaaaattcataaatattaattaagtgtaattaattttataaatttcatgtaaaatatatgttaaatattttgaattaaataaaaaattattgaaaataataacatcaaataatttaaaaataattaattactttttataataataattggaGGAAGTAATTTCTTTTAAAGAATCTTGTGAGTTTAATTAAGTGGTtgcaaaaattgtttttaaatttttcttataaataaagtttattaagaaaaaaataaaaacaaaatctgCTCAAATATACCTAATCcaaaaaaagcaaaaataactgcaaataaaattatttaaattacgcATGTTTTCTTGGGTAGAAGTTAGATAAAGCATTctgcataatttttaaaaaaaaaataaatcacttttttttataaatttcattggtcgtaaaattattttgcaaataCCTTCTTTATCTTTATATCTCCTACTATTTTTTCCACAAACatctttatttaaaaagaaatatgcAACAAATCAATTTCAgctaaaattaaattgaatataaattaatttatatttaaatacatttatataaaGTAAGTTAAACAAATTGTAgagtcaaaattttaaattaaaattaattgtaaagaaaaaatcaattatactcGAACACatctaaatatatcaaaatcaattttgcctcaattaaaaattaaactaaatatacatTTACCTATTTTGCAGTGTAAATGTGTGATTTTTGTTTGTATCAATCTTCGAGAACATAAGAGAAATGATTCTGATAATTCAAAAATTGATTAGATAtgagtaaaatttaattaaatattatttcaattaacgAATGAAATTGGGTATTTTCCAAAGTCGAACAATTCAGCCTTCCCTTAAGTGGGGGTAATGGTCATCGTAaaagaattgattttttttatgtatttattcttataaaaaatactttagaatgtaatttataaaaaaataaaaaataaaaaataaataaagtttaataaGGATGCAATGTCAATGTTTTTTTTGGTCAACCAATGTCAATGTAAGTAAGAGTAACGGTGGAAGTAGGTTGGatcacaaattattattattattatttaatacaaactgttttactattatatattagGGGTGGACATAATTATCGGACCCGCCCGAATCCGACCGAcccaatataaaatttaaatttgcggACGGGTTTCTTCGGGTCGATGGGTTAAGCGGGTGAAAAATAAGGGTTCATATGGTTTTATACGGTGGGGTTCGGATGAGTAATTTGGATCCGCCGATACTCGAACCCGAccgatttatattattatttttatattatatgttaatattattaattttatattatatattaatatataaatttaaaatacacaaaaagtcacttgccaaaaattaaaaaaaatggccaatttattaaaaaaacccAGCCACAAggcaaatgttttttaaaagcaGTCCAGCCCAACAACAGAACCAAGTCCAACAACTCAgcccaattaaaaataagttatgtAGCAGATTGAgctaataaattataaaagagcagattttttttcttaaataaaagcaaaaaaaactgaataatttagaatgaaaaaaaaagcaaaaaaagtcCAATAAAATTCAACCAATTTTTATCCGCCCATACATAACCGACACCCGATCTACCCGAACCCGACGTACCCGATTTAAAATATAGACGAAATTGGGCCAAAACATCAAACCCATGGATTGGGCCGGTTTTACATTTTAGGCCCGAACCCACCCATACCCGCCCGATGTCCACCCCTATTATATATCATacattgtttaatattttattctattttcttgtgaaaataataataattgtttaattttatgtaatatttgtcataaaaaagtaaaaaaatcgGCCTCATTAGATCTCTGGATCCAAGGGTAATGGTGAAGTAGGTTTGGTCTCATAGGTTTAAAAGaagttaatttttaacataataacATATAGTAGTGATAAGGGAAGTGAAATTTTGCTGATGATATCCACAAAACATAAAAGTATATGGCAATTtcctttaataataatatatatcttCTATATGCTTACATTTTGAAATTTCTTTACTATTAATTTCTTTGACAtggaaacaaaataaatttaaaaaattctataagGTGTATTATCATTCTTTATGATTGAAGCTTAAAGAAAGATATAAGAGGTTCATACACATCTTTCCTAGCATTTTCACCCATAACATAATCAGCATGTGCATAATCATTTCTATACTGAACTACAAGCTTATCTCCATCATGATCTTTGAGACTTTCTAATAGAAGTTGAACATCTTTTACATCAGAAAGTGCATCAGCACCTCCATAACTAATGAAGAGAGGAAGATCATTTGGAAGTCTTGTCATGTCATATATTGGAGGTGTGGATTGTCCATAGTGTCTTATGTTCTCATCTCTGTTCTCATAATCAAACATTGCTATTGTTCCTTCTCTTATCACTGTCATAATTCATAggattaaaaaattcaattatccTCTTATGCAAACAAATTATTCTTCTAATATTAATAACCTACGTAGCACTGACACTTCAGATTGAAGATGTGTTTAGTGTTTGACTCGTGTTGACACCGACACTTTAAATTGAAGATGTATTTGGTGTCTGACACGTGTCGACGCTGACACATACAGTTACATtaaatcacttttattttttaaattattatcggtGTCTACAAGTTGAGGTCATTTTTGGTGCTCGTGTCAATgctacataattaataacagGTTCTAGTTGCATTTTCAATATACATACTTTCTTTTTAACATGAAGTATAGGATATATATTGACAAAACTACATCAGAGGCTTGTttaaagataaaggactaatttgttatttgacacaaaaaataaattacttatctGAGACgttaaattaagttaaaggacttCTAGTGTAGTTTTGTccatggttttaaattgcagtcTACAACTGCAATATAACGAATTTTGAGGTTTCTGCAGTAGCATCACAACCACATTTTTTTGCATTTTGCCAATATAAATGTTTGCAGCGTAATCGCAaccgcaatttaaaaccatagttTTTCCATATATAATGTTGTCATACATGATATTTGAATTAGGAAAATAGGAACAATTACTCTGAGATAGATGAATCATGTTCTTTGTTGCTGTTGACTGAGGCTCATGATCTAGAAAAGTACTTATTATCGAAGGGTTTACACAGCAATTCGGGCCTGAAAGCATaaccaaaaatgtaaatatagATGATAAATGTTAAATTAGACCATCAATTTTGGAACATGCATGAAACCTGTGAAAGAAGTTAACAAGTTGCTGCAGTCAATGGAAGTGGTCTTGCACATGTCCTTAAGAAACTTTACAACAGACCCCCTATTCAAACATGAGAGGAACAAATGAGTTGAAACTAATTCTAAACTCATGATTGATTAGCATAACATGATTAGTCATATACTTGCTTAATGTGTGACATTGAAATATTAATCAAGAATTTTGAGAAGTTTCAACTATTGTCTACAACAAGAAAATTTTGAGCTTAAGTCTTATTAGTTTTCAGCCCAAAATGCAAAGTAATGAATGATAGTATCAACCATTTAATTACATgcataaaaaaagataataagaATTACTTACTCTCTCAGACTAAATTCAAAAATTCCCAATTTGTATAGTGActgttaagacaaaaaaaacacaaattttctCAGTGTaaagattttgaattttgagcAAAAATTTTTACTACTCTGGAattaaatataagcaaaagtgACAATCAAAAAGTTGATTTATCAAGTCAAGaacaaatacatcaacttttcagTTACCACTTACGTTAATATTTCCTTCTAGAGGAAGAATCTATTTTCTTTTAGTGAAAAAAAACTGATGTGTTTCCAAGAATTACCTCTGCAATGAAATTTTCAGCAGCATTTTTAGCAAGTGGTGAAGTCATCTGACCAACATAGGCAATTGGACAAAGCAAGGCTGCTGATCTCAACTTGTCAAGTAATTGATCTTTGGAAAAAGCAGCCAATGCAACCAATGTtccctacaaaaaaaaaaaatccaacaaTCATCAGTCTTCAATTTACAGACTCAAATCCCTTAAGCAAAGTTTCGAGTTTGACTCTTGTAGATGAAAAAAATGTGTTTGGAAGGGTAGACTCCACTAAAGGTGGTCATCCAGATTCTCCGTCATCAAAGTCACTAGATACTGTTAGGAACCTAAGAATTGGACtccataaatttagaagaagaacgcTAATATTTAGAAAAGTATAAGAAATAATAGAAGAGAATCTCCAAGAAAAAGATACACAGAGCGGATACGCTCCAACAAGGCGGATGCACTCTTCTAAGGGAGAGAAAGTCTTTACTTATAGACTTCCCATACAAGAGATCATGGGGAAATGATTCAAAAGCAACTACCTAATAAACTCTAACTACCAAAACAGACACATAACTAacctaactaactaactaacttcCTAACTACTCTAATAACTTATAACTACTTTAATTTCCCTTCATTCTATAATCTAACAAATATTGCGCTCTAATAACATGGTTACCAAAAAACAAGTATGGAgaggtgaaagaaaacaacatgAACAAAAATTCAGAAATAATCACCTGTGAGTGACCAACATAGTGTAGTTTTTGTCCAGTTTGATCATGCACATATTGAAATGTTGCTGGAAGATCATATGCTACTAATTCATCCCATGACCAATTCCAATAATCCTAAAAAGTGGAACCTGATATAAGCAATAGAATCAAATTGACTGAATCACCAATGTGGTCCTCGAAATTGTAGGGGTCAAACAATTCATTGGTCCTTGAAATTTACGAATTTTCAAAATGATATCAGAAATTGAAATCCTCGATCACATTAGTCCGCATCAgacaattttaaaaactaaattggcCGACCAAAAAGAACTAATGTGATCAaacatttttcaatttcaagATTCTAAGTTGGCAACGCCTTACAATTTCACAGACGATTTTGGTGATCGAGTCGAATCAAATTGCTGATTAGAAAAGAACAGCAACATATAGTTAACAAAAACTAACCGAGCTGTTACTAGAAAAAGATGTATGTTGATGACTATATTTGGTTCCACGTGTGTTAGCAATCCAAACATCAAATCCATTTTCTGCCAAAAGAAATGCAAGAGattgacttggaggtagcaatAACCATGTCACACCATCCTATACAAACACACAAACATTAACCTTAATTTccaacatcaacaacaacaaaagtcaTTAAAAACTTAGTTTCCTTAAATATAGGACTTCGTTCACTGAATCATAGAAATTAAGAATGTTGGTAATAGTACTAAAATTGTTAACAATTGATATTGTTTATACAGTTTTTACAAGTTTATCCTTCAAATAGTGATAGAGTTGGTTTTATATTCCCATTACAGTATTTATTGTTGATTAcagaaaaaaatgtaaaataattaagagtattttggtaaaaattattattaaaatgacactaatgatcattttacaaataGTCACTGACGAGGTCTCTTCAGTTAACAATATTGACCTTTTACCACTGAATTAAGTCATTTAACATCtcttgataaaataataattaatgcagTTGAAAATACAAAATACTATGAAATTTTTCAAGAGAGTCTTATATTTATCTAGGAGATAGTACTAACTAACCATGAATAGTCCATGCTGTAGCAGAACTGGTATGCTATTTCCATGTCTACCCCTTGGTAGAATTCTCTGCATGTTGAGAACATATCCATCTTGTGTTGTCACCTAAAAGcaattatatatacataaaagCTATTTAGAATCTACTTCTTGTTCTAAATGTTGCTGATTTTTTAATCAGAACACAAAACAGAAACAGATTAAAGTAATGAACAGTACCTACCAAGTGTTCTTCACAAGCATAGTTTTGTGTCTTCACCAATGATGAACAAACACCATCACTTAGTGTTGGTGCCAATGCAGTGATAGTGTTGAGAGGTAACAATTTTGTTCTTGTTGCAAGAGTTGAACACCAGAAGAGAATCATCACAAGGGTTATTGAGAGTAATCTATTTGCcatcttgtattttttttttttctgatgcATTGATTAATCTTCTTAATTCAGATATTATTTATAGTCACATAAAACAGAATAAAAACATAGGAAGAAAAATgatgataaaaatgaaaaagttattCACATGAGTGCTTCTGAACCACCTTTTTGTCAATTGATTGGACCTAGTGGTTTAAAATATGCATATGTGGGGTCTACATTGAATACCATTAAATTATGAGGAATAATGATATTAGTAACCCTCTCtttaataaacattttttaatatagattatgtttttaaatttatcttattaAATTGTGTTGATCCTACGTAAATTTAGAATAATCCTTATGAATTTTAACTAACACTCTTTGTCTCTAATTATAAGAGTTACTTATAAAATTTTCCACATTAAAAAAATggtttattagtaataaatttatcaaaattatattatttttcataattatttttaaaattattgatatcaGAAAagagaattatttttataaaaaaaattagtaatgcACATagaattttagaaaatattttatattaaaaagaggTTGAATGGAGTGTATTGAAAAATGTGTCAgtgttttcttatatttttgttaaagtaTTATGGAGAGTTTTGGATTTTGTTGCCATGATTCCTTAGCTTAACATGAAATGTGTGAATAGTTATTAATTTCAGAGGTGCATATAGAAAAAGCCAAAAAATGTGCCTTGAGAAAAATGTTGAGTAATAGTTCTTGTTTTGTCTCACAAAGCAAACAAAGCCTTGACTCCAAATAAGGGCATTGGAAACTTAGACTAGAGGCTTTTCTTATCATAGAAGCATGGAATTTATAGATGTACCATGGCTTAAGATTAAGAAATAAACTCCAAATGTTactcaacaaatattttttgaacaTTCTTTATTATTAGGCCACGTTTCACACTTATGctaaaatttgtttctttttcttgtgTTAATGTTTGAGCAATTGTTTTGTATAGGGGTGTTTATGAGATGGTTTGATTTGAATTTAGGATACAATAAAACTCGAATTAGTCAgatttaataattgatattttatataacCAAAGTGAATAATGTATCGGATTAAGTGCAATTCAAAtacaattgaattgaatttttagttgtattcatgtatataaaaaaaatcttatattgTTTAGAATCAAGAATAAAAATAACAGAAAAAATGTATAATGAATTTAAAgtcaaaataaattgaattcgttaaaaaaaattaacaaatttaaattaaattcatctAATTAAAATAGGACTAGTTTAGCTCAGATCACcgagttaaaatttaaatagaagtgagttattaattttgtttacactttcattctcatatattttcttctctttttatataaatttttaaaagttttcaaGATAAAAATTGTTTAAGAATTTATCTTTTGTAACCTCAAACGACGAAGTTCAAATCTTTTAAAAGCAGTTGTAAAATTATCATTGATAccactattattaataaaaaaaaaacaacaacataaaaatacttattttttaatgatttcaaTTTATggtaaaacaaattttaaataataatattactttcaattattatttaactttttctatGATTAAATtgacacatctaattaatctttttaCCAAAAATCTAATCAAAATTTGGTGGTAAACATAACAATGACACTATtagatcaaaatataaaaaagaacagTAAAAGATAAAGATAGGTGAGCTTAAATACTTATGATTAAAATACATAactttagaagttcaaaatcacaaaaaatatatatatatataatattaaaaccaTAAACTCTAAACCTTTAATCAATTATTTCAAGTTTGATATGAAATAAATTGAATGCCTATATACTAGTCAGAACCggtttaattgattttatttagatttCTTTTAAGGGAAATTGATTTAGATTATTGGAATCGTTAGAACAATCCAATTCAATTATTATCTCCAATTCGACctaaacttttattaaaaaggTAAGAAgtaaaattgataataaaaaatttaaaagaaataaaatttcaaaatgaaagTTGATATATTCAGAATGATTAAAAGGACCTTAGATAATTTTACCCTTTACTAACTATTCACACCAAATCAGTTATGTTTTATCCATTTTGCTACCATCACAGTCACACACTAGTTTTCCAACTACAGACCCGTCCATTGAATTATCATCTTTTAGTTTTTTACAACTGAATGACCCATCTTGATACAAAGGTTTGTTATTAAATCTTACACAGGTTACACTCTTAACAACTTGGTCATTCCGCAAGCACACAGAATTATTCCAACTAACATAATGAAAGTTGAATAAACAAAAGTAACAATTGCGAGATCTATTTGTCAAAACTTCAAAAGTAAGGTAAGTATGTGTATTTCCtactttataaatttaataattattatcaaaacaaaaaaaaaaaacataagtttCATCACATGAAGGATGAAGTGCatgctaaaataatttataataccAGTTTCAAAATCTGACTATAATTGGTAATAACTACATTGCTCCTCTGTTTATCAGATGGAAGACTAATCCAATAATACCTGAAGCTATGTGCTTGAAACAACCATTTTAATGGTAGTATTAATTCTAATGGGATTTTCCAACAATGTGTGTGGAAGATGCAtcttttattattgtttaagaTGTTTTTACTGCAGTATCTGGCACTTTGGTTCTTGTAAGGGGTCTTCTAAGGAACTTGAATTGCCAACCTTTAGGTTTTATATTCCCAAGCATTTGCCATCTTCTAGGTTTAATCTGTCCTAGAATTTTCATTTGCTCCTTTCTGAACTTCTTGGTTGTGTACCAGCTTCCACCTCTCCATCCTAAGCCATACCTGAATATCAGctaaagttaaaaattatggCTAAAAGGAAATTAAAACATTTGAATTAATTGATTGCAAAATACCAACACTCAATACACTCAACGTGCAAATTTGATACTCCTATCTGTAACTCTAATATCTAGTTGGCATGCAATATATAATTCAATGTTGTAAATAGCAGATCACGGAAAACAGCGATTTCTTCAAATTCCACTATGCAATAGTGGTATGACACTACTATAactgctatttgacaacattttgtTCTACATATGTAATGTAATGAATAAGTTTGACACCTTAACAGTGCTATACATCTGATTCAGAAGCAAGCCTGTTGAGGAAGGGCATACTTGTCCAAGTAAACAGAAAGCAAAGAAAAGAAATGGACTGTGAGAGTGAGAAAGAGTGACCTACCCCTCCCACCAGAGGCTCATTTTCCTCCCACTCCCAAAGTCCTTTTATATTAGCGAAATTATACCCAAAATAAATCCTCACCACATATTGATTATTAAGTTATCCTCAAAATTTTAGAAGTTTGAGATCTTAAAGATAAGGAAGATCAAGTTCATGTTCAGGACACCATTATCACATGGAGAAAAGAAATGGGACTTCAAGAAACCATATTTGTGCCCTTTTAGTTTAGTCGCCCCAATCTTGCATGTAAAAACATTTTCCCATTACATACAAGAAAGAAGCAAAAACAATTTGGAAGTAAATATTTTCAGATATGACTGTCGTCGATATTCAATTTTAGGTGTGAAGAAGAATCTAAAATTTAAGGGTGAGCAGAATTACTTGAATGTTTTGTCAGAATACTAAATTCAATTACAACACAATTTCACTGCTAAAATAGTTTACTAAGAAGCATGTTTGAAGTAATGGTTTAATCTGTTtccatatttcaaaattaatttttgtttttatctctATGTTTCACTTCCTTGGTGAGTCGTAGTGGTTGGAAATTTGAAGCAAATTATTAGTTGGTAAGGAAAACTATATACTGAGCTATCATAAGAGTAACAACAACAAACAAACCTTATCCTACTAGATAAGTTTGACTACATATATGATATATCAGAAAACATTAAGTTCAAAGGTAGACAATTTACTTCTAAATCTCTCTTAATGGTTTCGTCTGAAGTTTCTTTTGGTCGCCCACACCCCTAATTACTGGACTATTCTCTATTTGGTCACCCCTTCTTACCAGTTACCAGTGCTTATATGAGCCTTTACCACATATGTCCATATCGGCCAAAGACAATATTCAATTACCTTTTATACAACGGAAGAAACACCAATTTTCTTCCTAATGATTGGATTCCTAATCTTATCTAGTCCATcttaatattttcatctctataAGTATAACACTGAGTTTACTTTGTCGTTAGTTCTTTATGACTAAATGCTAAGTCACCATAGTATTGTATGCCTTGTAGCTATATAGCAAAATTTACTTTTAAGCTTAATGATACATTTGTATCACAGATCACACCCAAAACATTCCTTGAATTCATCCACTACTTGAATCCTATCACTAACATCCCTGTCTTCTTTCATTTTGTATGACAAGTATGATAAATCTAAGGTACTTGAAAATGTGAGACTTGTGGTATTGCATGTTCCCCACTTTTTACCTTTATAAGCTATAATATTTGTTGTCTATTGCCAACTATGCATTTCATATATATCACCTTATTCTTACTTAAGCAAAAATCATGTATTTCTAAGTCCTATCTCTGTATTTCTGTATTCCTCAATCTTCTATTTATTTAATCTCTCGACTCCATAATCATCTGCAGAAAACATGCATTGTGGCATTGTCTCTTCGATATGTTCATTAAACATGTCATCGACCCAATATGAAAAGACCAAGGCTTAAGATTAAAACTCAGTGCATACTTATAGCTATAGGGAAATCTACTTGTATTCTCACACTAGTCAAATGTTAGAATGCAAACTTCTTCCTTTTCTATAGCCTTCTAGAACATTTCTCTTGGTAAACTATCATATGTCATTTCTAAATCATTAAAAACCATGTGTAGCTCTTTTTGAGTCCTCCGATGTCTCTCCATCAGTCTTTGGGGCAAGTACATAGAATCCATAATCCTCTCCACAACATAAAACTAAATTGACTTTTTGTGATGTTGAGATCTTGCTTCAACCTCTACTCAGCTACTCTCTTCCAAAACTACATAGTATGACTTATGAGTTTAGCCCCCCTAATTTGCAGGTATGTGAACTTTGGTAGGAGCTATCATAAATTCATAAGTATCAAGCAACCTAATTGAATCCAACTAAACTGCAAgataaaagattcaaaatgatttGAATAACAGACCAAGTAAATGAGTCACTCGAGGTAGGACTTTCAACTATAATAACATACACAAATAGCATGTTAGATTTGACTTGAATATAGACAATTAAATTCCTTTCTTCAGTAATTTGCTTAAGCTTTGCAGCTTATCATTAACAGATGTTAATTATACAATAATGAAAACCACCAAAGCCTTTTTTGCTCACTAGATGAAACTGGCTAAGTAAAGCAAACAAGTACAACTATCAACaatcttttataataaaaaacaacaacCGTGCTACAGTTTTTCATGTTTCTGCAAGTCACTATCTCAAAATTGTCAATGAATATTCATAAACAGTGAAACTTGTAAGTGTGTTCCACAACGATACAATCAATACCCTTTCTACTTATACTTTTCAACTGCCCTAATGATAAAACTAAATGACACCATATAAAATCATGATGGATGCAatgaaaaacaaagaaacaaataGCTGATTGTAATGGCCAAGAGTAAGAAGATGTTAAGGATTAATTCATAGAGTTAAGCATAGGAAACACTCAAGCGAACCAAAACAAACCCGATAAGTAAGGCTGTTCCAGCAGTGGCAGCGCAAGCAGGAATACTGCAACCTCCAGGAGGACCAACAATGTCTTTGATTTCAGAATGTTGAAGATTTACATGGTTTTTCATCTAGCATAAACAGATCAGAAAAGTTATTCcgaaaacaaaaatatagtcCAAAACTATGTATGCACACACACAGACGATTGGTTTTGACTTTTTTAAGAGAAATGATATTTTGACACATAAATTTGACAGCAACTTGTATGGTTAACAAAgattaaatatatgattaattatgTTCAGTGAATTGTTAATGAATATAACAAAGTGTCACAACTCATTAATCATCCATTGAACATAATTAACTATGACTTTGAATTTCATTAGCCAGAATTTTCACTGTGTTCAAGTATACATGATATCCATTAAATAAGGTGGTTTGGGGGAGTTGGAGTGAAAGGAGGCCATGGGTTCAATTACTCTctataacaaaattaacaactaattactaacattggctatttaaaataaaaaacatgataTCCATCAACTATCCAAATTGTATTCTAATTAATATACGTGATATTTAGGAGCTGAAATATATA
It contains:
- the LOC101509247 gene encoding triacylglycerol lipase 2; protein product: MHRLRNLGSISNSVSAANLKRKSLNSWAAIQDTYFSTKDTFERHRVVFTVGTSIASVATAFIGYSLRHVHDTRVDERLQSIEHAMKNHVNLQHSEIKDIVGPPGGCSIPACAATAGTALLIGYGLGWRGGSWYTTKKFRKEQMKILGQIKPRRWQMLGNIKPKGWQFKFLRRPLTRTKVPDTAVKTSSMHQKKKKYKMANRLLSITLVMILFWCSTLATRTKLLPLNTITALAPTLSDGVCSSLVKTQNYACEEHLVTTQDGYVLNMQRILPRGRHGNSIPVLLQHGLFMDGVTWLLLPPSQSLAFLLAENGFDVWIANTRGTKYSHQHTSFSSNSSDYWNWSWDELVAYDLPATFQYVHDQTGQKLHYVGHSQGTLVALAAFSKDQLLDKLRSAALLCPIAYVGQMTSPLAKNAAENFIAESLYKLGIFEFSLREGSVVKFLKDMCKTTSIDCSNLLTSFTGPNCCVNPSIISTFLDHEPQSTATKNMIHLSQMIREGTIAMFDYENRDENIRHYGQSTPPIYDMTRLPNDLPLFISYGGADALSDVKDVQLLLESLKDHDGDKLVVQYRNDYAHADYVMGENARKDVYEPLISFFKLQS